A region of Candidatus Dependentiae bacterium DNA encodes the following proteins:
- the pgsA gene encoding CDP-diacylglycerol--glycerol-3-phosphate 3-phosphatidyltransferase, giving the protein MYFLPNILTLFRILLTPLFLYFIFNENHYFIAIVIFTIASITDFFDGKVARKYNANSEFGKFLDPLADKVLILSTFAAFYFLNIIPLWFLIIIFIRDLLITCLRIFMIKTGNSLQTSKNAKFKTTFQFIFIYFLFLFLLCKFYFASEIQLLVIASSYILPIFTFFIAFSTIESAMDYLHKIKAINQSKVVFKTYEFLTTFFYIGKIKYAPGTIASFIAMLLFLFLPQVQTITFFQILFILFTLGVVSSKFVAEKLGQKDPAQIVIDEVVGMWFATFMLPQNFVWYFATFFIFRFFDIFKPFLIKKVEKINGGLGIMLDDILAAFYTNLIIFILMRFLV; this is encoded by the coding sequence ATGTACTTTTTGCCAAACATCTTAACCCTATTCCGTATATTACTTACGCCACTTTTTTTATATTTTATCTTCAATGAAAATCATTATTTTATTGCGATTGTAATTTTTACTATTGCAAGCATTACAGATTTTTTTGATGGTAAAGTCGCACGAAAATATAATGCAAATTCTGAGTTTGGAAAATTTTTAGATCCGCTCGCAGACAAAGTATTAATCTTATCTACATTTGCAGCTTTTTATTTTCTAAACATTATACCGCTTTGGTTTTTGATAATAATTTTTATTCGAGATTTACTAATAACTTGTTTGAGAATTTTCATGATAAAAACAGGAAATTCATTACAAACTTCTAAAAATGCAAAATTTAAAACCACATTCCAATTTATATTTATTTATTTTTTATTTTTGTTTTTACTTTGCAAATTTTACTTTGCATCGGAAATACAACTTTTGGTAATTGCATCATCTTATATTTTACCGATTTTTACATTCTTTATAGCATTTTCAACCATAGAAAGCGCTATGGATTATCTACATAAAATCAAAGCCATAAATCAAAGCAAAGTTGTATTTAAAACTTACGAATTTTTAACAACATTTTTTTATATTGGAAAAATTAAATATGCACCCGGAACTATCGCAAGTTTCATAGCTATGCTTTTATTTTTATTTTTACCACAAGTTCAAACAATAACATTCTTTCAAATTTTATTTATCTTATTCACCCTAGGTGTAGTTTCTTCTAAATTTGTAGCTGAAAAATTAGGACAAAAAGATCCCGCGCAAATTGTTATTGATGAAGTAGTCGGAATGTGGTTTGCAACTTTCATGTTACCCCAAAACTTTGTTTGGTATTTTGCAACTTTTTTTATTTTTAGATTTTTTGATATTTTCAAACCATTTTTGATTAAAAAAGTAGAAAAAATAAATGGCGGATTAGGTATAATGCTCGATGATATTTTGGCAGCCTTTTATACAAATTTGATAATTTTTATATTGATGAGGTTTTTAGTATGA
- a CDS encoding histidine--tRNA ligase produces MFSKVRGTEDLLDLTLYNFLIDEFKKHLNLYNFIEIQTPILEHTNLFVRSLGSETDVVTKEMYTFKSGSEESICLRPEATAPTMRAFLENQPATPWKVYAHGPMFRHERPQKGRWRQFSQFNIEIIGASSIAQDANIIKMFDSFFSEKLKFQNYILKINFLGVSSDRVKFKEELYKFLQKNENDICETCKVRKEKNILRVFDCKEEKCAALYKTAPKLVDFLSDESKQEWEYLQKLLTHLSVNFVYDSSLVRGLDYYNKTVFEFCSSDLGAQTAFGGGGRYDGLALELGSSQDYPSIGAGFGIGRILMILDLIKDKLVLPQTPSLNVIIPLSKDEVSLALLLADAMQAANLCTDLILDNASVTNMMKKANKMGAKYVLILGESERMAGTVSVKNMQTGEAKVIKQSEVVSFLK; encoded by the coding sequence ATGTTTTCAAAAGTTCGTGGAACTGAAGATTTGCTTGATTTAACATTGTACAATTTTCTCATTGATGAATTTAAAAAACATTTAAATTTATATAATTTTATAGAAATTCAAACTCCGATTTTGGAACATACAAATCTTTTTGTACGCTCGCTTGGTAGTGAAACGGATGTGGTAACAAAAGAAATGTACACATTTAAAAGTGGCTCTGAGGAAAGCATTTGTCTTCGTCCGGAAGCAACAGCTCCAACTATGCGGGCTTTTCTTGAAAATCAGCCAGCAACTCCATGGAAAGTTTACGCCCATGGTCCAATGTTTCGACATGAACGTCCTCAAAAAGGTCGATGGAGGCAATTTTCTCAATTTAATATAGAAATTATTGGAGCAAGCTCCATCGCTCAAGATGCAAACATTATAAAAATGTTTGATTCTTTTTTTAGTGAAAAACTAAAATTTCAAAATTATATCTTAAAAATCAATTTTTTAGGCGTTTCTTCAGATCGAGTAAAGTTTAAAGAAGAGCTTTATAAATTTTTGCAAAAAAATGAAAACGATATTTGTGAAACATGTAAAGTGCGCAAAGAAAAAAATATTTTGCGAGTATTTGACTGCAAAGAAGAGAAATGTGCAGCTCTTTATAAAACTGCGCCAAAACTAGTTGATTTTTTATCAGACGAATCCAAACAAGAATGGGAATATCTTCAAAAATTATTAACACATCTATCGGTTAATTTTGTTTATGATAGTTCCCTTGTCAGAGGTTTAGACTATTACAACAAAACTGTTTTTGAATTTTGTTCTTCAGATTTGGGAGCGCAAACAGCTTTTGGTGGCGGAGGAAGATATGATGGTTTAGCTTTAGAGCTTGGTTCAAGTCAAGATTATCCATCGATTGGCGCAGGTTTTGGGATTGGTAGAATTCTTATGATCTTGGATTTAATAAAAGATAAGCTTGTTTTGCCCCAAACACCTTCACTTAATGTGATTATTCCGCTTTCAAAAGATGAAGTTAGTTTAGCCTTGTTACTTGCAGATGCTATGCAAGCTGCAAATTTGTGTACAGATTTAATTTTGGATAATGCATCTGTGACCAACATGATGAAAAAAGCTAATAAAATGGGGGCAAAATATGTTCTCATTTTGGGCGAGAGTGAGAGAATGGCGGGAACTGTTTCGGTCAAAAATATGCAAACAGGGGAAGCAAAAGTAATTAAGCAATCGGAAGTTGTATCGTTTTTAAAATAA
- a CDS encoding YicC family protein, translating into MLLSMTGYGNQIVEINLNKKKKINLNIELKSINSRFFEITCRFPNSLIFLENDITSMLKNNILRGRIYLTISTESGDNELQKISPSISVVESYITAAKTLKSKFQLQGNITISDILSLPNVFVTEKIEITKTVIDAILDAIKKAAEKLAKSRRNEGACIQKDLEDRIKSCTSLMEKIKKINEQLMKEQKNLVSKTLSSAQEGNEEAKGQLENAYAILNKMDINEEVIRFQSHLDNAKKIIKNKDAEKGKHLDFVLQELAREINTITAKGSNFDLNTLAVNIKVELEKIREQVQNVL; encoded by the coding sequence ATGCTGCTTAGTATGACAGGTTACGGAAATCAAATAGTAGAAATAAACTTAAATAAAAAGAAAAAAATAAATCTCAACATCGAACTAAAATCGATCAATTCTAGATTTTTTGAAATCACATGTAGATTTCCAAACAGTCTGATTTTTCTTGAAAATGATATAACTTCCATGCTCAAAAATAACATTTTAAGAGGACGAATTTATCTTACGATTTCAACAGAATCTGGCGATAATGAACTTCAAAAAATTTCTCCCTCCATTTCCGTTGTCGAATCATACATAACAGCAGCAAAAACATTAAAATCCAAATTTCAACTTCAAGGAAATATCACCATTTCCGACATACTTTCACTGCCCAATGTTTTTGTAACAGAAAAAATAGAAATCACTAAAACCGTAATCGATGCGATTTTGGATGCTATAAAAAAAGCAGCTGAAAAGCTTGCTAAATCTAGAAGAAATGAAGGAGCATGCATTCAAAAAGATTTAGAAGACCGCATAAAAAGCTGTACTTCTTTGATGGAAAAAATTAAGAAAATAAATGAACAATTGATGAAAGAACAAAAAAACTTGGTTTCTAAAACACTTTCCTCCGCACAAGAAGGAAACGAAGAAGCAAAAGGACAACTTGAAAATGCATATGCAATCCTTAACAAAATGGACATAAACGAAGAAGTCATAAGATTTCAAAGTCACCTCGATAATGCAAAAAAAATAATAAAAAATAAAGACGCCGAAAAGGGAAAACATTTAGATTTTGTTTTGCAAGAACTTGCCCGCGAAATCAATACAATTACCGCTAAGGGATCAAACTTTGATCTAAATACTCTTGCTGTTAATATCAAAGTGGAACTTGAAAAAATCCGAGAGCAAGTTCAAAATGTCCTCTAA